One genomic window of Cricetulus griseus strain 17A/GY chromosome 3, alternate assembly CriGri-PICRH-1.0, whole genome shotgun sequence includes the following:
- the LOC100763880 gene encoding prolactin-5A1-like, translating to MRLSSIQLRISGTILLLLLMWENVACVPRCVMKDGGCQKVLSWMFNMTSTTAETISRISSDTLNEFDAQYDPGQKFLNRPTMICHTASRSIPNSKRKAERMKSVDLLNVTIRILAAWKNLLYHVKNNMADLDGTPYATTVKVEFLDGQIKRLTKHLQGIKTILSQVHPELKENENYPAWSGEPYVQQSRRGIQLFGLHSLFFCLHSDAQKVSDFVSILRHQIVPNK from the exons ATGCGGCTGTCTTCGATTCAACTACGCATCT CAGGGAcaatcctgctgctgctgctcatgTGGGAGAATGTAGCTTGCGTGCCCAGGTGTGTCATGAAAGATGGAGGCTGCCAGAAGGTCCTCAGCTGGATGTTTAACATGACAAGCACCACAGCTGAGACGATCAGCCGCATCTCTTCAGATACGTTAAATGAATTT GATGCACAAtatgatccaggccagaagttcCTGAACAGGCCCACCATGATCTGCCACACTGCATCCCGCTCCATCccaaacagcaaaagaaaagctgAAAGGATGAAG TCTGTGGACCTTCTGAATGTGACAATCAGAATACTGGCTGCCTGGAAAAACCTGCTGTACCATGTGAAAAACAACATGGCTGATCTTGATGGAACTCCTTATGCTACCACAGTCAAAGTTGAATTTCTTGATGGTCAAATCAAAAGACTCACAAAACATCTGCAGGGCATTAAGACTATACTCAGCCAG GTTCATCCAGAACTTAAGGAAAATGAGAACTACCCTGCCTGGTCTGGAGAGCCATATGTCCAGCAATCCCGAAGAGGAATTCAACTTTTTGGTTTACATAGCTTGTTCTTCTGCTTGCACAGTGATGCACAAAAGGTGTCTGATTTTGTCAGTATCCTGAGACATCAAATTGTGCCTAATAAATGA